One window of the Allosaccharopolyspora coralli genome contains the following:
- a CDS encoding class I SAM-dependent methyltransferase, which translates to MTCDDQSPVDQGQGAFTAATGRALENDRGKPRYMAYQRELIRPHCGRTVLEVGAGTGEFADGFTGTDRYVVTDVDPGAVSHMKERFQHRPEVEAMQFDLDGQQVLDDPVESLIAINVLEHVEEDAAALRSLSESLRPGGSVILFVPGYQRLYGEFDRKVGHFRRYTPSTVSAAAREAELRVEVARPVNFVGAFAWWAAVRKGGAGAPNPRLVSVYDRFLVPVTRRIEKHVRVPFGQSVLCVARKAR; encoded by the coding sequence ATGACGTGTGACGACCAGAGCCCGGTGGACCAAGGACAGGGCGCGTTCACGGCTGCGACCGGACGAGCTCTGGAGAACGACCGCGGCAAACCCCGGTACATGGCCTACCAGCGGGAGCTGATCCGCCCGCACTGTGGCCGCACCGTCCTCGAGGTGGGTGCCGGGACCGGGGAGTTCGCGGACGGGTTCACCGGGACGGACCGCTACGTCGTGACCGACGTGGACCCCGGCGCGGTCAGCCACATGAAGGAACGGTTCCAGCATCGGCCCGAGGTGGAGGCGATGCAGTTCGACCTCGACGGCCAGCAGGTGCTGGACGATCCGGTGGAGTCGCTGATCGCCATCAACGTCCTCGAGCACGTCGAGGAGGACGCGGCCGCGTTGCGCTCGCTCTCCGAGTCCTTGCGGCCGGGGGGGTCGGTGATTCTGTTCGTCCCGGGATACCAGCGGCTCTACGGCGAGTTCGACCGCAAAGTCGGCCATTTCCGCCGGTACACGCCGAGTACGGTCAGCGCGGCCGCGCGCGAGGCGGAACTGCGGGTCGAGGTCGCGCGTCCGGTCAATTTCGTCGGCGCTTTCGCCTGGTGGGCTGCGGTGCGCAAGGGCGGTGCCGGCGCGCCGAATCCGCGACTGGTGTCGGTCTACGACCGGTTCCTGGTGCCCGTGACGAGGCGGATCGAGAAGCACGTTCGGGTGCCCTTTGGTCAGTCGGTCCTGTGTGTCGCCCGGAAGGCGAGGTGA
- a CDS encoding 3-hydroxyacyl-CoA dehydrogenase NAD-binding domain-containing protein: MNEYRTAPAEARRIACIGAGVIGGGWVAHFLARGYEVTAWDPASDAETALRALVDAAWPALTRLGLADGASRDNLTVAATLQEAVRHAEFVQESVPEDLELKRDVLARIDAATPAGVVVSSSTSGYGMTEMQQRCATPERLVVGHPFNPPYLVPLVEVVGGERTEQRAVAWAAEFFEVAGKQVITMDREVPGFIANRLQEAIWREALHMVAEGEATVEQIDTSITQGPGLRWPLLGPCLTFHLAGGQGGMAHMLDHFGPSLKSPWTRLEAPDLTDELRDQMVAGCESAAQGRSIEDLVAARDQGIIAVMEAMNEVRGSQR; this comes from the coding sequence GTGAACGAGTACCGCACCGCGCCCGCCGAGGCGCGCCGAATCGCCTGCATCGGTGCCGGAGTGATCGGAGGCGGCTGGGTCGCGCACTTTCTTGCACGCGGCTACGAGGTCACGGCGTGGGATCCGGCATCCGATGCCGAGACGGCGCTTCGCGCTCTGGTCGACGCGGCGTGGCCGGCGTTGACGAGGCTCGGGCTGGCCGACGGGGCGTCGCGGGACAATCTCACCGTGGCGGCCACGTTGCAGGAGGCCGTGCGGCACGCGGAGTTCGTGCAGGAAAGCGTCCCGGAGGACCTCGAACTCAAGCGGGACGTACTCGCCCGGATCGACGCAGCCACACCCGCCGGAGTCGTCGTGTCCTCGTCGACCTCCGGCTACGGCATGACGGAGATGCAGCAGCGGTGTGCCACGCCCGAACGACTCGTCGTCGGGCACCCGTTCAACCCGCCTTACCTCGTCCCGCTGGTGGAGGTCGTCGGCGGCGAGCGGACCGAGCAGCGAGCAGTGGCGTGGGCGGCCGAGTTCTTCGAGGTGGCAGGAAAACAGGTCATCACCATGGACCGCGAGGTTCCCGGCTTCATCGCCAACCGGCTGCAGGAGGCGATCTGGCGGGAGGCGCTGCACATGGTGGCCGAAGGCGAAGCCACAGTGGAGCAGATCGACACGTCCATCACGCAGGGACCGGGATTGCGCTGGCCGTTGCTCGGGCCGTGTCTGACCTTTCACCTGGCAGGCGGCCAAGGCGGTATGGCGCACATGCTCGACCATTTCGGCCCGTCGTTGAAGTCGCCGTGGACCCGGCTCGAGGCGCCCGACCTCACCGACGAGTTGCGGGACCAGATGGTTGCCGGATGCGAGTCCGCCGCGCAGGGGCGGTCCATCGAGGACCTGGTCGCGGCACGGGACCAGGGGATCATCGCTGTCATGGAGGCCATGAACGAGGTGCGGGGGTCGCAACGATGA
- a CDS encoding MFS transporter, translating to MAAPAGVALESASGRWLLVATMLGSGVAFLDGSVVNVALPAIGRDLGGGFAVLQWTVDAYLLTLGALLLLGGAIGDRYGRRRVFQLGLVLFTLASLACGLAPSGPALIVARLAQGMGGALLVPGSLALINATVRTDDRGRAVGTWAALTGVASAIGPFVGGWLVDAVSWRWVFLINLPIAAAAIYAAQRHVPESKGSSTGPPDLAGAFTATLGLAGCVYALIEIPAHGATTVTLVAAVVGVAALVLFPFLEKRHPDPLLPLELFRSRQFTGANLTTLTVYAALGGALFLLSLQLQTTMGYSALAAGTATLPITIIMLLLSSRMGGLAQRTGPRLPMTIGPLVCAVGLALMTRAQPGAGYVTGVLPGVVVFGLGLAITVAPLTSAVLASVDPERGGVASGVNNAVSRIAGLLAVAVLPVVAGWDPAGPGGVGTVFGRALLISAVLCAFGGALAWWTIDRTVAVQSSPVPGVQHACQHPCTRESANTSD from the coding sequence ATGGCCGCCCCAGCCGGGGTCGCACTGGAATCGGCTTCAGGTCGCTGGCTTCTCGTCGCGACGATGCTCGGCTCCGGCGTCGCCTTCCTCGACGGGTCCGTCGTGAACGTGGCTCTTCCCGCGATCGGACGCGACCTCGGTGGCGGCTTCGCCGTTCTGCAGTGGACCGTCGACGCCTACCTGCTCACGCTCGGGGCGCTGCTGTTGCTCGGTGGCGCCATCGGCGACCGCTACGGCCGCCGCCGCGTCTTCCAGCTCGGGCTCGTCCTGTTCACACTCGCCTCGCTGGCCTGCGGACTCGCGCCGTCGGGACCCGCGCTGATCGTCGCGCGGCTCGCGCAAGGTATGGGCGGGGCACTACTGGTCCCCGGCAGTCTCGCGCTCATCAACGCCACGGTGCGCACCGACGATCGCGGCCGGGCGGTCGGCACGTGGGCCGCGCTGACGGGTGTGGCCTCGGCCATCGGCCCGTTCGTCGGCGGATGGCTCGTCGATGCCGTGTCCTGGCGGTGGGTCTTTCTCATCAACCTGCCCATCGCCGCTGCCGCCATCTATGCCGCGCAGCGCCACGTTCCGGAAAGCAAGGGCTCGAGCACCGGACCGCCCGACCTCGCCGGTGCCTTCACGGCGACCCTCGGGCTGGCTGGATGCGTCTACGCCTTGATCGAGATCCCCGCGCACGGCGCGACGACGGTCACTCTCGTCGCGGCGGTCGTCGGCGTGGCCGCGCTGGTCCTGTTCCCGTTCCTCGAGAAGCGCCACCCCGACCCGCTACTGCCGCTGGAACTGTTCCGCTCGCGACAGTTCACCGGCGCGAATCTCACCACGCTCACGGTCTATGCCGCCCTGGGTGGAGCGCTGTTCCTGCTGTCACTGCAACTGCAGACGACCATGGGATACAGCGCTCTCGCGGCCGGAACCGCCACGCTGCCGATCACGATCATCATGCTGCTGCTCTCGAGCCGGATGGGCGGGCTCGCGCAACGCACCGGACCGCGGCTGCCGATGACGATCGGGCCGCTGGTGTGCGCCGTCGGCCTCGCACTCATGACTCGCGCACAGCCGGGCGCCGGATACGTCACCGGCGTCCTACCGGGGGTGGTCGTGTTCGGTCTCGGTCTCGCGATCACCGTGGCGCCACTGACCTCGGCCGTGCTCGCGTCCGTCGATCCGGAACGAGGCGGGGTGGCCTCGGGAGTGAACAACGCGGTCTCACGCATCGCCGGACTGCTCGCGGTCGCGGTGCTGCCGGTGGTGGCAGGATGGGATCCGGCGGGGCCCGGCGGAGTCGGCACGGTGTTCGGACGAGCACTGCTGATCTCTGCCGTGTTGTGCGCATTCGGCGGTGCTCTGGCGTGGTGGACCATCGATCGGACGGTCGCGGTGCAGTCGTCCCCGGTTCCCGGTGTTCAACACGCCTGCCAGCACCCCTGCACCCGCGAATCCGCGAACACGTCCGACTGA
- a CDS encoding BTAD domain-containing putative transcriptional regulator yields the protein MTGRDELLAVGPRPRLSHALRPAGRRRVCVVTAAAGWGKTTSVREHGDPDNTVWVSLGTPGRGDLAERVRSAISDLVEGEPADQQPLYSWLHSLRPDIAAVLIVDGLERITPDSSEARQLRDVCLHGPDWLSLVLLSRQPLPFSLESLRGQGGMSELGAEDLGYSETEIETLVRATVGEDPRALAHLVWRATGGWPGAVDHLIGLLRDIPLERRVSVVERFATPGEPFHRYVLEQVLGEETADSRDDLRSLAACAHRGGAAVPCPAWEQRLIGLARRGLVRAEADRGWELVPPLRDHFALELRRAPRTRTALHRGLSRHCGEQGALSPALGHAVASGDPEVCATLLATHGAVMVQAGVAEDVQRIASIDVTTWKDPTALRIVGQARQVRGQWVAALAAFRDAGADREMLEPALAWRVAQLACDRGEIDEALQACARSDPRGERTADGARVLALAAAARRLVGDHADVGALVERAEAAASASGDAGAHAAVYLAASTHAACSGDLVRAEAYRTGALDAAARAGDVLQELRIRVVTLEQWTESRDPLGSREEADAAVRLGRRCGDVCATALALTMRGRAALRAGSHEDAAADFTEARGALERMGSRLLVRPLCGLADVHRLRGQRARALAAYERALELSERSHDTVGRGAALVGIARVTAAEDLASAFGHVDRAVASGETTCAIPALVTRGWLRLLDGDARAALRDAARAAELARTRGEEVGIAESLVLRVLAADEPTRERRRLPEAVQVWQEAGCGVEAAAALVVAGRLSPGSDPEAARAAEFLRDCGVDVQTRQVAGPLQASAHRSPPITVRTLGTFQVWRDGVAVPVAEWKSRKARDLLKILVAHRRPVSREALRELLWPEVAPGKSANRLSVLLFTLREVLQPSGRAEDGPVAGDGTAVWLDRSLVEIDVEAFLARSWAALDLHRRGGEAALEAMLGAERLYTGVFLEEDTGQPWAVSLAEEVASTWWSLLSALAVCWETAGDTDNAARCLVRLLDVDIYDERVHLDLVALLQRAGRFGAARRRHTQYVQRMMEIGVEPRPAPVGREPGSMAVAIPGQR from the coding sequence ATGACCGGCCGCGACGAGCTGCTCGCCGTCGGTCCGCGCCCACGGCTGAGCCACGCGTTGCGGCCTGCGGGACGACGGCGCGTCTGCGTGGTCACCGCTGCGGCAGGCTGGGGCAAGACGACGAGCGTGCGCGAGCACGGCGACCCGGACAACACGGTGTGGGTCTCACTGGGGACTCCCGGGCGTGGCGACCTCGCCGAACGTGTCCGCTCCGCGATCTCGGACCTGGTGGAGGGCGAACCCGCGGATCAGCAGCCGTTGTACAGCTGGCTGCATTCCCTCCGGCCGGACATCGCCGCGGTGCTGATTGTGGACGGTCTGGAGCGCATCACGCCCGACAGTTCGGAGGCACGACAGCTTCGGGACGTGTGCTTGCACGGCCCGGACTGGTTGAGCCTGGTGCTCCTGTCGCGTCAGCCGCTGCCGTTCTCGCTGGAATCGTTGCGCGGCCAAGGCGGAATGTCCGAGCTCGGAGCCGAGGATCTGGGGTACTCGGAGACGGAGATCGAGACGCTCGTGCGGGCGACCGTCGGAGAGGACCCACGCGCTCTCGCGCACTTGGTCTGGCGTGCGACCGGTGGCTGGCCCGGCGCGGTGGACCATCTGATCGGACTGCTCCGAGACATCCCGCTCGAACGTCGGGTGAGCGTCGTGGAGCGGTTCGCCACACCGGGGGAGCCGTTCCACCGATACGTGCTCGAGCAGGTTCTCGGTGAGGAAACGGCCGACTCGCGGGACGACCTGCGGTCGCTGGCCGCGTGTGCGCACCGCGGCGGCGCGGCGGTGCCCTGTCCGGCCTGGGAACAACGTCTGATCGGGTTGGCCCGGCGTGGCTTGGTGCGGGCCGAGGCCGACCGCGGCTGGGAGCTCGTGCCACCGCTGCGCGACCACTTCGCTCTGGAACTACGCCGTGCACCGCGCACCCGAACCGCGCTGCATCGTGGACTGTCCCGGCATTGCGGTGAGCAGGGCGCACTGTCACCGGCGCTCGGACACGCCGTCGCGTCCGGCGACCCGGAAGTGTGCGCCACGCTGTTGGCGACGCACGGTGCCGTGATGGTCCAGGCCGGAGTCGCCGAGGACGTGCAACGCATCGCCTCCATCGACGTGACCACGTGGAAGGACCCCACCGCTCTGCGCATCGTGGGGCAGGCGCGCCAGGTTCGGGGCCAGTGGGTCGCGGCGCTGGCGGCGTTCCGGGATGCCGGTGCGGACCGCGAGATGCTGGAACCGGCGCTGGCCTGGCGGGTCGCGCAGCTCGCCTGCGACCGGGGTGAGATCGACGAGGCCCTGCAGGCCTGTGCCCGCTCGGACCCGCGAGGCGAGCGCACGGCCGACGGCGCCCGGGTTCTCGCATTGGCGGCCGCCGCACGACGGCTTGTCGGTGACCACGCCGACGTAGGTGCGCTGGTGGAGCGGGCCGAGGCCGCCGCGAGTGCGTCGGGCGACGCCGGCGCGCACGCTGCCGTGTACCTCGCAGCGTCGACGCACGCCGCCTGCTCCGGCGACCTCGTCCGTGCCGAGGCTTATCGCACCGGAGCACTGGACGCCGCCGCACGAGCCGGTGACGTGCTCCAGGAACTCCGCATCCGGGTCGTGACCCTCGAACAGTGGACGGAGTCCCGCGACCCGCTCGGCTCCCGCGAGGAAGCCGATGCCGCAGTGCGTCTGGGACGCAGGTGCGGCGACGTGTGCGCGACAGCGTTGGCCTTGACCATGCGCGGCAGAGCCGCGCTGCGTGCCGGGAGTCACGAGGACGCCGCGGCCGATTTCACCGAGGCGAGGGGAGCGCTCGAACGAATGGGATCCCGACTGCTCGTCCGTCCGTTGTGCGGTCTGGCCGACGTGCATCGGCTGCGCGGGCAGCGGGCACGGGCGCTGGCGGCTTACGAGCGCGCTTTGGAGCTCTCCGAACGGAGTCACGACACCGTCGGAAGGGGCGCGGCGCTCGTCGGGATCGCACGGGTCACGGCTGCCGAGGACCTCGCGTCCGCGTTCGGTCATGTCGACCGGGCCGTGGCCTCGGGGGAGACGACGTGTGCGATCCCGGCCTTGGTGACACGCGGGTGGCTGCGCCTGCTCGACGGCGACGCACGAGCGGCACTGCGCGACGCGGCGCGAGCCGCGGAACTCGCACGCACGCGGGGCGAGGAAGTCGGGATCGCGGAGTCGCTGGTGCTGCGCGTGCTGGCCGCCGACGAACCGACTCGGGAGCGCCGTCGACTCCCCGAAGCGGTGCAGGTCTGGCAGGAGGCAGGCTGTGGTGTCGAGGCGGCCGCGGCCCTGGTCGTGGCGGGGAGGCTCTCCCCGGGGTCGGACCCGGAGGCCGCGCGCGCCGCCGAGTTCCTCCGGGATTGCGGGGTCGACGTGCAGACCAGACAGGTCGCCGGGCCGTTGCAGGCCTCGGCTCATCGCAGTCCCCCGATCACGGTGCGCACGCTGGGCACGTTCCAGGTGTGGCGCGACGGCGTGGCCGTGCCGGTGGCGGAGTGGAAGTCGCGCAAGGCGCGGGACCTGCTCAAGATCCTCGTCGCCCACCGCAGGCCGGTCTCCAGGGAGGCGTTGCGCGAGCTGCTGTGGCCCGAGGTCGCACCGGGCAAGTCGGCCAACCGGTTGTCGGTGCTGCTGTTCACGTTGCGCGAGGTGCTGCAGCCTTCGGGGCGCGCCGAGGACGGACCCGTCGCCGGGGACGGCACCGCGGTCTGGCTGGATCGCTCACTCGTGGAGATCGACGTCGAAGCCTTCCTGGCGCGGTCGTGGGCCGCGCTCGATCTGCACCGGAGAGGCGGTGAGGCAGCTCTCGAGGCCATGCTCGGCGCCGAACGCCTGTACACGGGCGTGTTCCTGGAGGAGGACACCGGCCAGCCCTGGGCCGTGTCGTTGGCCGAAGAGGTCGCGTCGACCTGGTGGTCGTTGCTCTCCGCCTTGGCAGTGTGCTGGGAGACCGCGGGCGATACCGACAACGCGGCGCGGTGCCTGGTGCGGCTGCTGGACGTCGACATCTACGACGAACGGGTCCATCTCGACCTCGTCGCGCTGCTGCAGCGTGCGGGACGGTTCGGCGCGGCACGGCGTCGGCACACCCAGTACGTGCAGCGGATGATGGAGATCGGGGTGGAGCCGAGACCGGCTCCGGTCGGTCGGGAGCCCGGCTCGATGGCGGTCGCGATACCCGGGCAGCGCTGA
- a CDS encoding BKACE family enzyme: MSDDVIVTAALTGAGDTVGRSEHVPVSPDQIAKDAVAAANAGAAVVHIHVRDVESGQGSREVALYREVVERIRESGVDVVVNLTAGMGGDLFLDPADPHRAADGTDLVNGLERLPHVEELLPDICTLDCGSVNFGEGSQLYISTPDMLRAGARRIQALGVKPELEIFDTGQLWFAKTMIDEGIIDAPPLFQLCMGIPYGAPADPGLLHTMVGMLPKGANWASFSLGRNQMRWVAQSAALGGHVRVGLEDNLYLSKGVKATNAQLVERAVSVVEGMGSTVATPDAARRILGLNRSHDRQGVTS; the protein is encoded by the coding sequence GTGTCTGATGACGTCATCGTCACCGCCGCGCTGACCGGTGCGGGCGATACCGTCGGTCGTAGCGAGCACGTGCCGGTCAGCCCCGACCAGATCGCCAAGGACGCGGTGGCCGCGGCGAACGCCGGGGCGGCCGTCGTTCACATCCACGTACGGGATGTCGAGTCGGGCCAGGGATCGCGAGAGGTCGCACTCTATCGAGAGGTGGTGGAGCGCATCCGAGAGTCCGGTGTGGACGTTGTCGTCAACTTGACAGCGGGAATGGGCGGGGACCTGTTCCTCGATCCCGCCGATCCGCATCGCGCCGCCGACGGTACGGACCTGGTCAACGGTCTCGAACGGCTTCCGCACGTCGAGGAGCTGTTGCCGGACATCTGCACCCTCGATTGCGGATCGGTCAACTTCGGCGAGGGAAGCCAGCTCTACATCAGCACTCCGGATATGCTGCGTGCCGGCGCGCGCCGCATCCAGGCACTCGGCGTCAAGCCGGAACTGGAGATCTTCGACACCGGCCAGTTGTGGTTCGCTAAAACCATGATCGACGAAGGCATCATCGACGCGCCGCCGCTTTTCCAGCTGTGCATGGGAATCCCGTACGGCGCTCCGGCCGACCCCGGCCTCCTGCACACGATGGTCGGGATGCTTCCCAAGGGTGCGAACTGGGCCAGCTTTTCCCTGGGTCGCAACCAGATGCGTTGGGTGGCCCAGTCCGCCGCGCTCGGAGGCCACGTCCGCGTCGGTCTCGAGGACAACCTGTACCTGAGCAAGGGCGTGAAGGCGACGAATGCGCAGCTGGTGGAGCGCGCTGTGAGCGTCGTCGAGGGAATGGGCTCGACCGTCGCCACACCCGACGCGGCACGCCGCATCCTCGGGCTGAACCGCAGCCACGACCGGCAGGGAGTGACGTCGTGA
- a CDS encoding thioesterase family protein codes for MTTIPEFRQEIRPEWIDYNGHLSEAYYVLVFGFATDALMELAGLDDEYRRGSGCSLYTVEARVRYLREVRQQDSVVVRSRVTEVGSKKLLVSHEMRVADTVVATEDLVALHVDVERNETCPFPDAVRAKLQALLDENSAHGG; via the coding sequence ATGACGACGATTCCGGAGTTCCGGCAGGAGATCCGTCCTGAATGGATCGACTACAACGGCCACCTGAGCGAGGCCTACTACGTCCTGGTGTTCGGGTTCGCGACCGACGCGCTGATGGAACTGGCCGGACTCGACGACGAGTATCGCCGGGGCAGCGGGTGTTCGCTGTACACGGTGGAGGCTCGGGTCCGTTATCTGCGTGAGGTCAGGCAGCAGGACTCGGTCGTCGTACGGAGCCGTGTCACGGAGGTGGGGTCGAAGAAGCTCCTCGTCTCGCACGAGATGCGTGTCGCGGACACCGTCGTGGCGACCGAGGACCTCGTGGCGCTGCACGTCGACGTCGAACGCAACGAGACCTGTCCGTTTCCGGACGCGGTGCGTGCGAAGCTTCAGGCGTTGCTGGACGAGAACTCTGCGCATGGAGGGTGA
- a CDS encoding APC family permease: MGNTPATALSIPRGTALYIGALLGPSLMLLPGLAASLAGPASILAWLGLLVLSGLLAWIFTCLGTRITSSGGVVAYAHAGLGSAVGRVVGWCFLGGVIAGAPAVSLIGGTYVATLVGGGRTASVAAAAALLLLVLMLTLGGARTTSGAQLALVAVLILLVALAVAGSAHEARAAHWTPFLPHGWASVGSAGAVLMLSFVGWEAIAPLTSRFRHPARQLPRVIGTAFAVTTVVYLALAAATIAVLGSGAATLVPLAELLRVAVGPLGPALAAAAAVALTLAATNAYLASATTLASDLGARARTAGRTTLQIGIAVAGVALLGTYAVDLISVDQLVALPTTLFLTVYLGCTIAAARVLRGPVRAAAIVATVVIGIVLGFSGPALVVALGVSALALAVHHRARSTGDEHETDPVGATHLPE, from the coding sequence ATGGGAAACACACCCGCTACGGCACTGTCGATACCTCGCGGAACCGCGCTCTACATCGGTGCTTTGCTCGGCCCGAGCCTGATGCTGCTGCCCGGATTGGCCGCGAGCCTGGCGGGTCCGGCCTCGATCCTCGCGTGGCTGGGCCTGCTGGTCCTCTCCGGACTACTGGCCTGGATCTTCACCTGCCTCGGCACTCGCATCACGAGTTCCGGGGGTGTCGTCGCGTACGCCCACGCCGGACTCGGCTCGGCTGTCGGCCGGGTCGTCGGCTGGTGCTTCCTCGGCGGAGTCATCGCGGGCGCACCGGCCGTGTCCCTGATCGGCGGAACGTATGTGGCGACCCTGGTGGGCGGCGGGCGCACCGCGAGCGTCGCGGCCGCGGCCGCGCTCCTGCTGCTGGTACTCATGCTGACCCTCGGCGGAGCCCGCACCACGAGCGGCGCTCAGCTCGCACTGGTCGCGGTGCTGATCCTGCTCGTCGCCCTCGCGGTCGCGGGTTCAGCGCACGAGGCGCGCGCCGCACACTGGACACCGTTCCTTCCGCATGGTTGGGCGTCGGTGGGCAGCGCGGGCGCGGTGTTGATGCTCTCGTTCGTCGGATGGGAAGCGATCGCACCACTGACCTCACGATTCCGGCACCCGGCGCGGCAGCTCCCGCGCGTGATCGGTACCGCCTTCGCCGTGACGACGGTCGTCTACCTCGCTCTGGCGGCCGCCACGATCGCCGTGCTCGGCTCCGGCGCGGCCACGCTGGTCCCGCTGGCGGAGCTGCTTCGTGTCGCCGTCGGGCCGCTCGGGCCGGCGCTCGCGGCCGCCGCAGCCGTCGCGCTCACGCTCGCTGCCACGAATGCTTACCTCGCCTCTGCCACGACGCTGGCGAGCGACTTGGGCGCACGTGCACGCACGGCTGGACGTACGACGTTGCAGATCGGAATCGCCGTGGCCGGTGTCGCGCTGCTCGGTACCTACGCCGTCGACCTCATCTCGGTCGACCAGCTCGTGGCTCTGCCGACGACCCTGTTCCTCACGGTCTATCTGGGATGCACGATCGCGGCTGCACGGGTGTTGCGTGGACCCGTTCGCGCTGCCGCGATCGTCGCCACCGTTGTGATCGGGATCGTGTTGGGTTTCAGCGGGCCGGCGCTCGTGGTCGCGCTCGGAGTGTCCGCCTTGGCCCTCGCAGTCCACCACCGCGCCCGCTCCACAGGGGACGAACACGAGACCGACCCGGTAGGCGCAACCCATCTTCCCGAGTAA
- a CDS encoding TetR/AcrR family transcriptional regulator: MAETTAEVRHRVREVLDGYSGSQREFADRVGLDAPKLSKSLRGTRRFTAVELTRVAEVGGVTVGWLFNGSDDVERVAVPRRTALSDRDPVDVTEAGRYQQILDAAWHLIAERGYHAVRITDIARACGTSTATIHYHFPGRDDLLVETLRYSVRLAFERQIAELQTVDDAHERLLRLVELQLPTDGLLRSEWSIWLQVWNESALRPELRVLHSDSYTRWHETIARTIGEGQCQGLFTDADPEELTLTLTALVDGLGIQVLTGRPGRSVDRMRQVLQDFVDRNIVRH; encoded by the coding sequence GTGGCAGAGACGACGGCCGAGGTTCGGCACCGGGTGCGCGAGGTGCTCGACGGGTACTCGGGCAGCCAACGCGAGTTCGCCGACCGGGTCGGCCTGGACGCGCCGAAGCTGTCCAAGTCCTTGCGCGGGACCCGCCGGTTCACCGCGGTCGAGCTGACCCGGGTCGCCGAGGTCGGCGGAGTCACTGTCGGCTGGCTGTTCAACGGCAGCGACGACGTCGAACGCGTGGCCGTGCCTCGGCGAACCGCGTTGTCCGATCGCGACCCGGTGGATGTCACCGAGGCCGGTCGGTACCAGCAGATTCTCGATGCGGCGTGGCACCTGATCGCCGAGCGTGGCTATCACGCGGTCCGGATCACCGACATCGCTCGGGCGTGCGGGACGAGTACCGCCACGATTCACTATCACTTTCCCGGTCGGGACGACCTGCTCGTCGAGACCTTGCGGTACTCGGTGCGCCTCGCATTCGAACGGCAGATCGCCGAGTTGCAGACCGTCGACGACGCCCACGAACGACTCCTGCGACTGGTCGAACTCCAGCTGCCGACGGACGGGCTGCTTCGCTCGGAGTGGTCGATCTGGCTGCAGGTGTGGAACGAGAGCGCGCTCCGGCCCGAACTCCGTGTTTTGCACAGTGATTCGTACACCCGGTGGCACGAGACGATCGCACGCACGATCGGCGAAGGGCAGTGTCAAGGCCTGTTCACCGACGCCGACCCGGAGGAGTTGACGCTGACGCTCACCGCGCTCGTCGACGGTCTCGGGATCCAGGTGCTCACCGGCAGGCCGGGGCGCTCTGTCGACCGGATGCGACAGGTCCTGCAGGACTTCGTCGACCGGAACATCGTCCGCCACTGA
- a CDS encoding Lrp/AsnC family transcriptional regulator, with amino-acid sequence MSDYAADKTDRAILARLQRDGRIANVDLAESVSLSPSSCLRRTKALESSGVISGYRAELDRDEIGLGLTVFIAIKVERHSRETSDLVESALIACPAVVACHVVSGEADFFVEAVVPGLAEYERLLLDQILAIGPVVDARSTFAIRTVMNRGPLPVDHWKG; translated from the coding sequence ATGTCGGACTACGCTGCTGACAAGACAGATCGCGCCATACTGGCTCGGCTTCAGCGCGACGGGCGAATCGCCAACGTCGACCTGGCGGAGTCAGTGTCGTTGTCGCCTTCGTCGTGTCTGCGCCGCACCAAGGCGCTCGAGTCGAGCGGGGTCATCAGCGGGTATCGAGCCGAGCTTGACCGAGACGAGATCGGCCTGGGGTTGACGGTGTTCATCGCGATCAAGGTCGAACGACACTCCCGCGAGACTTCGGACCTCGTGGAATCCGCGCTGATCGCCTGTCCGGCGGTGGTCGCCTGCCATGTGGTCTCCGGAGAGGCCGACTTCTTCGTCGAGGCGGTGGTCCCAGGGCTGGCCGAGTACGAGCGGTTGCTCCTCGACCAGATCCTCGCGATCGGCCCCGTCGTCGATGCGCGCAGCACGTTCGCCATCCGTACCGTGATGAACCGGGGTCCGCTGCCGGTCGATCACTGGAAGGGGTAA